Proteins found in one Amycolatopsis umgeniensis genomic segment:
- a CDS encoding WXG100 family type VII secretion target, with protein sequence MADELTWTEVKAVLDDPSVPPGNKTALIGSWIKTHPAPPPWGGVEEPEEIKQKRKEAEKYAQTFNALPFLPYDSDTKKIYGGAKAAGDQASFTQKEETKAVNDGDKKLDGTKEPTPEGGGTKTSDEIFDAAVPALKVFQTFGSLLAKLPEDCRGTSRALDFEKDIKKPFDEQRGINFKNFVDDAAHFKTGSKTVEKAMDDTGSQLNTLYGTWTGKAADASSENYKEKILPKAKKLSQTLNTASEATLHTTTTVFKLCKEKADEVVKGYKEIVGKADFAMAQKVVAIAAGEKSGKEDLGAIAGWMDANFGSNLVQQLNNDGCCDDDEFKKAGQNLAKQWIQKQFIPEMWTAIYLGFEKNCKETKDFVNQAYDELDKVMGKVKNEFEGAGADGKGGAGGPGGPGNGGPDFTGGQGGGNGGGQGGGQGGGNGGGSGTGGPGGGPGGGSGDGTGSSGQKPPPVPDVKIPEGGSGGGPGGGPGGSGSGTGPSGDQKPPPVPDVKIPDSGAGGSGPGGGGPGGGGPDPSKDQTSPSGSAPPPSSGDEQKAAAEEAKKQAAAAAENAKKQASEALSKLGDGPGGGELGGSGSGPGGSGPGGGGTGGGPGGGSTDAASEAKAAAEKAAEDAKKQASEALDKMGDAPGGGLGDTDSKDGDSKEAADKAAEDAKKKASEALDKLGEDMPGADGDKLTEDKDDKDKAEDGERETLKVKQGDKTFEMTEPDKDGEMEIKVGDGSGPAKDFKLDWTGDESKLGDAPDGDGKKDDVHRPGADGKIHIQDGDVKITAERPDGPSGPTVVTVDDGTGKPTTYTLGEDKDPSDTHKPSHEAKPLTGTTQPEHRMPVTPHHGGGGTVPDGIRAGDLEGGGGSHGGGGGGGHAGGGGAGITAPFESATPVSGQPSSLTEGVHTGGGAHQPQPLASAAPAAPMGGPAGQSFGGGAMPPMGGMGGGGQGGGGDQERSNRAYRIEGEVFDQINEPTGRITGSLLDDEDQPVTRRR encoded by the coding sequence GTGGCCGACGAACTCACCTGGACCGAGGTCAAAGCCGTCCTCGATGACCCGAGCGTCCCGCCCGGTAACAAGACCGCGCTCATCGGCTCGTGGATCAAGACGCATCCGGCACCTCCCCCGTGGGGCGGGGTCGAGGAGCCGGAAGAGATCAAGCAGAAGCGCAAAGAAGCCGAAAAGTACGCGCAGACGTTCAACGCCCTTCCGTTCCTTCCGTATGACAGCGACACCAAGAAGATCTACGGCGGCGCGAAGGCAGCCGGCGATCAGGCCAGCTTCACCCAGAAGGAAGAGACGAAGGCCGTCAACGACGGCGACAAGAAGCTCGACGGCACAAAGGAACCCACGCCGGAAGGCGGCGGCACCAAGACTTCGGACGAGATCTTCGACGCCGCCGTACCCGCGCTCAAGGTCTTCCAGACCTTCGGTTCGCTGCTGGCGAAGCTCCCGGAGGACTGCCGGGGGACCAGCCGCGCGCTCGACTTCGAGAAGGACATCAAGAAGCCGTTCGACGAGCAGCGCGGCATCAACTTCAAGAACTTCGTCGACGACGCCGCGCACTTCAAGACGGGCTCGAAGACCGTCGAGAAGGCCATGGACGACACAGGGTCCCAGCTGAACACCCTGTACGGGACCTGGACCGGGAAGGCCGCGGACGCTTCGTCCGAGAACTACAAGGAGAAGATCCTTCCCAAGGCCAAGAAACTCTCCCAGACGCTGAACACCGCGAGCGAAGCGACGCTGCACACCACCACCACGGTGTTCAAGCTCTGCAAGGAGAAGGCCGACGAGGTCGTCAAGGGGTACAAGGAGATCGTCGGCAAGGCCGACTTCGCGATGGCGCAGAAGGTCGTCGCCATCGCCGCCGGTGAGAAGAGCGGCAAGGAAGACCTCGGCGCGATCGCGGGCTGGATGGACGCCAACTTCGGCTCCAACCTCGTTCAGCAGCTGAACAACGACGGCTGCTGCGACGACGACGAGTTCAAGAAGGCGGGCCAGAACCTCGCCAAGCAGTGGATCCAGAAGCAGTTCATCCCGGAGATGTGGACCGCCATCTACCTGGGCTTCGAGAAGAACTGCAAGGAGACCAAGGACTTCGTCAACCAGGCCTACGACGAGCTCGACAAGGTCATGGGCAAGGTCAAGAACGAGTTCGAAGGCGCGGGCGCGGACGGCAAGGGCGGCGCGGGCGGCCCCGGCGGCCCGGGCAATGGCGGACCGGACTTCACCGGCGGTCAAGGTGGCGGGAACGGCGGCGGTCAAGGCGGCGGCCAGGGCGGCGGGAACGGCGGCGGCTCGGGTACCGGTGGCCCCGGCGGCGGTCCTGGTGGCGGCTCCGGCGATGGCACCGGCTCATCGGGCCAGAAGCCTCCGCCGGTTCCGGATGTGAAGATCCCCGAGGGCGGTTCCGGTGGTGGCCCCGGCGGCGGTCCGGGCGGCTCGGGCTCCGGCACCGGTCCGTCGGGCGATCAGAAGCCCCCGCCGGTCCCGGATGTGAAGATCCCCGACAGTGGCGCCGGTGGCTCCGGCCCGGGCGGTGGTGGCCCCGGTGGCGGTGGTCCCGACCCGAGCAAGGACCAGACGTCGCCTTCGGGCTCTGCTCCGCCGCCGTCCTCCGGCGACGAGCAGAAAGCCGCGGCCGAAGAGGCCAAGAAGCAGGCCGCGGCCGCTGCCGAGAACGCGAAGAAGCAGGCGTCGGAAGCGCTGAGCAAGTTGGGCGACGGCCCCGGCGGCGGCGAACTCGGCGGTTCCGGCTCCGGTCCCGGCGGCTCCGGCCCTGGCGGCGGCGGAACCGGTGGCGGTCCCGGCGGCGGCAGCACGGACGCGGCCTCCGAAGCCAAGGCAGCGGCGGAAAAGGCCGCGGAGGACGCGAAGAAGCAGGCGTCCGAAGCCCTCGACAAGATGGGCGACGCCCCCGGCGGCGGCCTGGGCGACACCGACTCCAAGGACGGCGACTCCAAGGAAGCCGCCGACAAGGCCGCCGAGGACGCCAAGAAGAAGGCCTCCGAAGCGCTGGACAAGCTCGGCGAAGACATGCCGGGCGCGGACGGCGACAAGCTGACCGAGGACAAGGACGACAAGGACAAGGCCGAGGACGGCGAACGCGAGACCCTCAAGGTCAAGCAGGGTGACAAGACCTTCGAGATGACCGAGCCGGACAAAGACGGCGAGATGGAGATCAAGGTCGGCGACGGTTCCGGACCGGCCAAGGACTTCAAACTCGACTGGACCGGCGACGAGTCCAAGCTGGGTGACGCTCCCGACGGCGACGGCAAGAAGGACGACGTGCACCGCCCCGGGGCGGACGGCAAGATCCACATCCAGGACGGCGATGTGAAGATCACCGCCGAACGTCCCGACGGCCCGTCCGGGCCGACGGTCGTCACCGTCGACGACGGCACCGGCAAACCGACCACGTACACCCTCGGCGAGGACAAGGATCCCTCGGACACGCACAAGCCCTCGCATGAGGCCAAGCCCCTCACCGGGACGACGCAGCCCGAGCACCGGATGCCGGTCACCCCGCACCACGGTGGCGGCGGAACCGTTCCCGACGGCATCCGCGCCGGTGACCTCGAGGGAGGCGGCGGCAGCCACGGTGGAGGCGGAGGCGGCGGCCACGCCGGCGGCGGTGGCGCGGGGATCACGGCTCCGTTCGAATCCGCGACCCCCGTGAGTGGGCAACCGTCGTCGTTGACCGAAGGCGTGCACACCGGCGGCGGGGCGCACCAGCCGCAACCCTTGGCTTCGGCCGCCCCGGCCGCCCCGATGGGCGGGCCTGCCGGTCAGTCGTTCGGCGGTGGCGCGATGCCACCGATGGGCGGCATGGGCGGCGGTGGCCAGGGCGGCGGCGGTGACCAGGAACGGAGCAACCGGGCGTACCGGATCGAGGGCGAGGTGTTCGACCAGATCAACGAACCCACCGGCCGGATCACCGGTTCGTTGCTGGACGATGAGGATCAGCCGGTCACGCGCAGGCGGTAG
- a CDS encoding acyl carrier protein, with translation MGDHRAEVVKVVSETFRLDPAEIEFDAPLEELGIDSKGRIKLLSALEIYHDVRIDLDQLDRFTDIGSVAEVLTEALDGKADGSDERR, from the coding sequence GTGGGTGATCACCGCGCGGAGGTCGTGAAGGTCGTCAGCGAGACTTTTCGGCTTGATCCCGCCGAAATCGAGTTCGACGCACCGCTCGAAGAGCTGGGTATCGACTCCAAAGGACGGATAAAACTCCTGTCGGCGCTGGAGATCTACCACGACGTGAGGATTGATCTGGACCAGCTGGACCGGTTCACCGACATCGGGTCGGTGGCGGAAGTGCTCACCGAGGCACTCGACGGTAAGGCCGACGGATCCGACGAAAGGCGCTGA
- a CDS encoding fatty acyl-AMP ligase has protein sequence MTASPVEVPEQVLRTSIVERLFARETDPRPLFTHQDHSAGVDNTVTWTGFASRVREVAGALGRVTRPGDRVAVLTGQDLNYPLAFFGALAAGLVAVPLMTPGSPSQRGRLAGVLEDCGARVWLTSSAAAAKTREAGEPEHLLVVDELSGPGADPLPVAPESPAYLQYTSGSTREPAGAVIPHRAVTAACWQASQAYAVDEGTTCAGWIPFFHDMGLIQLLCLPVFAGARSVFMSPAEFVQRPARWLRQLADHPAVFTAAPNFAFDLAADAAGEAGDDLDLSDVRVALNGAEPIQPRTVARFREVFGPRGFRPEAHRPSYGLAEATVYVASAGAEGPRGAVFDREALAQGRAIEVPDGQELVSVGRPLGQRVRIVRDGMAQPDGLAGEIWIRGPNVAAGYWGRGDAAAFGGELEGDGGWLRTGDLGLFHGGDLYITGRLKDLIVIDGRNFHPQDIEAVAGEAHPAVRRDRVAAFGVSDEMGEGAMLVAEWAKNAEADVKEVTRVVLRAVSREHDLTLRSVLLVPSGDLPRTSSGKVARAAAKARYSRPRG, from the coding sequence ATGACCGCGTCGCCGGTGGAAGTTCCGGAGCAGGTGCTGCGCACCTCGATCGTCGAGCGGTTGTTCGCTCGCGAGACCGACCCGCGCCCGCTGTTCACACATCAGGACCACAGCGCCGGTGTGGACAACACGGTCACCTGGACAGGGTTCGCCTCCCGGGTCCGGGAAGTCGCGGGCGCGCTGGGCCGGGTCACGCGTCCGGGCGATCGCGTCGCCGTGCTGACCGGCCAGGACCTGAACTACCCCCTGGCGTTCTTCGGAGCGCTCGCCGCCGGCCTGGTGGCCGTGCCGTTGATGACGCCGGGCAGTCCGTCCCAGCGCGGCAGGCTCGCCGGTGTGCTGGAGGACTGCGGTGCCCGGGTCTGGCTGACCTCGTCTGCCGCCGCCGCGAAAACGCGGGAAGCGGGCGAGCCCGAACATCTGCTTGTGGTCGACGAGCTTTCCGGGCCGGGTGCCGACCCCCTCCCGGTGGCCCCCGAGAGTCCCGCGTACCTGCAGTACACGTCCGGGTCGACGCGGGAGCCGGCCGGTGCCGTGATCCCGCACCGGGCGGTCACCGCGGCCTGCTGGCAGGCGAGTCAGGCCTACGCGGTCGACGAGGGGACGACCTGCGCGGGCTGGATCCCGTTCTTCCACGACATGGGCCTCATCCAGCTCCTGTGCCTGCCGGTCTTCGCCGGAGCGCGGTCGGTTTTCATGTCGCCCGCGGAGTTCGTGCAGCGGCCCGCGAGGTGGCTGCGTCAACTGGCGGATCACCCGGCCGTGTTCACCGCCGCGCCGAACTTCGCGTTCGACCTGGCCGCGGACGCCGCCGGGGAGGCCGGGGACGACCTCGACCTCTCCGACGTCCGGGTCGCGCTCAACGGCGCCGAGCCGATCCAGCCGCGCACGGTCGCGCGCTTCCGGGAGGTCTTCGGCCCGCGCGGATTCCGGCCCGAAGCCCACCGCCCGTCGTACGGCCTTGCCGAGGCCACCGTGTACGTGGCGAGCGCGGGCGCGGAGGGGCCGCGAGGTGCGGTGTTCGACAGGGAAGCCCTCGCGCAGGGCCGGGCGATCGAGGTGCCGGACGGTCAGGAACTGGTCTCGGTCGGCCGCCCGCTCGGCCAGCGGGTGCGGATCGTCCGTGACGGGATGGCGCAGCCCGACGGACTGGCAGGCGAGATCTGGATCCGCGGCCCGAACGTCGCGGCCGGTTACTGGGGCCGCGGGGACGCCGCCGCGTTCGGCGGCGAACTCGAGGGCGACGGCGGCTGGTTGCGCACCGGTGACCTCGGCCTGTTCCATGGAGGGGACCTCTACATCACCGGCAGGCTCAAGGATCTCATCGTCATCGACGGCCGTAACTTCCATCCGCAGGACATCGAGGCGGTGGCGGGGGAAGCGCATCCGGCCGTCCGCCGCGACCGGGTCGCCGCTTTCGGCGTGTCGGACGAAATGGGTGAAGGGGCGATGTTGGTAGCCGAATGGGCAAAGAACGCCGAAGCCGATGTCAAAGAAGTCACCAGAGTGGTATTGCGTGCGGTGTCACGTGAACATGATCTGACGTTGCGATCGGTCCTTCTGGTTCCCTCCGGTGACCTTCCGCGCACTTCCAGTGGCAAGGTTGCGCGAGCGGCCGCGAAGGCGCGTTATAGTCGGCCCCGTGGGTGA
- a CDS encoding DUF6801 domain-containing protein: protein MARFSSLRPVVRIATALVIAGAAVTLPSGAVSAAPLAGPVVKDLTFTCEMPLIGAQQVAAKVTATFPETVTAGSPIDVTGFSVAVSLEGDSVTALNLIGAATIEGTASANVDVDYNGTELGVTLNGLGFPVTAVPQDGPLALAITGPIPGLTVKKPGSVAFAVGGTFTGKVTPRRADGTPTDLGTFDLPCGIDPGQNPALATVTVS from the coding sequence ATGGCGCGCTTTTCTTCTTTGAGACCCGTTGTCCGGATCGCGACCGCGCTGGTCATCGCCGGAGCGGCGGTCACGCTGCCGTCCGGTGCCGTTTCCGCCGCTCCGCTCGCCGGGCCGGTGGTCAAGGATCTGACCTTCACCTGCGAAATGCCGCTCATCGGCGCACAGCAGGTCGCCGCGAAAGTGACCGCGACCTTCCCCGAAACGGTGACCGCCGGATCCCCGATCGACGTCACCGGCTTTTCCGTGGCCGTTTCCCTCGAAGGGGACAGCGTCACCGCGCTGAACCTGATCGGCGCGGCGACCATCGAAGGAACCGCGTCGGCGAACGTCGACGTCGACTACAACGGCACCGAACTCGGTGTCACGCTCAACGGCCTGGGTTTCCCGGTCACCGCCGTACCGCAGGACGGCCCGCTGGCGCTCGCCATCACCGGCCCGATCCCCGGGCTCACCGTGAAGAAGCCCGGTTCGGTCGCCTTCGCCGTGGGCGGCACCTTCACCGGGAAGGTCACGCCGAGGCGGGCGGACGGCACGCCGACGGACCTCGGCACGTTCGATCTGCCGTGCGGCATCGACCCCGGCCAGAACCCCGCGCTCGCGACCGTGACGGTGAGCTGA
- a CDS encoding S1 family peptidase, which yields MRRRIALALGGAAVLTASLTSAALAPVALASPGLITAMQRDLGLTAAQAETRLTQEMTASRVMPAAQQAAGAAFGGAWFDPARGKLVVGVTDPAAASAVRQAGAEPATVAISATKLDAAKAEIDLSAKTRPAPAAVSGWRADPRSGSVVVAVQPGAHGSDIDDFLARARKAGPVTVVSAPKAEPFAAGTVGGDPYYINGNTRCSIGFSVNGGFVSAGHCGGSGSSVVGWDGSAMGSFAGSSFPGNDYAFIRIGNGWWTAPVVLGWGTVSDALVRGSWVAPVGTSVCRSGSTTHWHCGTVLGHNETVNYSQGAVHQMTRTNVCAEPGDSGGSFITGDQAQGVTSGGWGNCGSGGETWFQPVNEILQTYGLSLVTA from the coding sequence ATGCGTCGAAGAATCGCCCTGGCACTCGGCGGCGCCGCCGTCCTGACCGCGAGCCTCACTTCCGCCGCCCTCGCCCCCGTCGCGCTGGCGTCCCCCGGACTGATCACCGCCATGCAGCGAGATCTGGGACTCACCGCCGCACAGGCGGAAACCCGGCTGACCCAGGAAATGACCGCCTCACGCGTGATGCCCGCCGCCCAGCAGGCCGCCGGTGCGGCGTTCGGCGGAGCCTGGTTCGACCCGGCGCGCGGCAAACTCGTCGTCGGGGTGACCGACCCCGCGGCGGCGTCCGCCGTCCGGCAGGCAGGTGCCGAACCCGCCACCGTCGCGATCAGCGCGACGAAACTCGACGCGGCGAAGGCCGAAATCGACTTGTCGGCCAAGACGCGGCCCGCCCCCGCGGCCGTCAGCGGCTGGCGCGCCGACCCGCGCAGCGGGAGTGTCGTGGTCGCCGTGCAGCCGGGCGCGCACGGCTCCGACATCGATGACTTCCTGGCCAGGGCAAGGAAAGCCGGCCCGGTCACCGTGGTCTCCGCGCCGAAGGCCGAACCGTTCGCGGCGGGCACCGTCGGCGGCGACCCGTACTACATCAACGGGAACACCCGCTGCTCGATCGGGTTCTCCGTCAACGGCGGGTTCGTCAGCGCCGGGCACTGCGGCGGCTCCGGCAGCTCCGTCGTCGGCTGGGACGGCTCGGCGATGGGCAGCTTCGCCGGTTCTTCCTTCCCCGGCAACGACTACGCGTTCATCCGGATCGGCAACGGCTGGTGGACCGCGCCGGTCGTCCTCGGCTGGGGCACGGTGAGCGACGCGCTCGTCCGCGGATCGTGGGTCGCCCCCGTCGGCACCTCGGTGTGCCGGTCCGGCTCGACGACGCATTGGCACTGCGGCACCGTGCTGGGACACAACGAGACCGTCAACTACTCGCAAGGCGCGGTCCACCAGATGACGCGCACCAACGTCTGCGCGGAACCCGGCGACTCCGGCGGCTCCTTCATCACCGGCGACCAGGCACAGGGCGTCACCTCCGGCGGCTGGGGGAACTGCGGTTCCGGCGGCGAAACCTGGTTCCAGCCGGTGAACGAGATCCTGCAGACCTACGGTTTGTCACTCGTCACCGCGTGA
- a CDS encoding FAD-dependent oxidoreductase codes for MRVSVAGAGLGGLCLAQGLRGAGIEAEVYERDPAITARFQGYRLVLNPAGLEAVRGCLPSRWHPLLDAIVGDAYGERLILDPRLNRIGELGPGRAGTVVDRHVLRHLLLTGLTVRTGSGLTGYDVLPDGKVSARFAHGDPVIADLLVGADGVGSAVRATLSPLTTPTDTGVRFVIGRTPLTERFAGLKQAFGSKIAGNGVSLLLGAMRFRTPPKEAAEELAPEVTLPDVRDYVRWAMILPDGSLGTSTPQEAALSRMDGWHPDLRALVEQSDPDNSTLLSIRVVEPRERWAPGPVTLLGDAIHATSPTGGNGANTALRDADLLRRRLIEAAEGRKGLLDAVGDYERQMFEYGAEAVRHSLDALPAIVSGEGRLKPPLTTHDPSGQVTR; via the coding sequence ATGCGAGTTTCCGTCGCCGGAGCGGGCCTGGGCGGCCTGTGCCTGGCGCAAGGCTTGCGCGGCGCCGGCATCGAGGCCGAGGTGTACGAGCGGGATCCGGCGATCACCGCGCGGTTCCAGGGCTATCGGCTCGTGCTGAATCCGGCGGGGCTCGAAGCGGTGCGTGGTTGCCTGCCGTCGCGCTGGCATCCGCTGCTGGACGCGATCGTCGGTGACGCCTATGGCGAGCGGCTGATCTTGGACCCGCGGCTGAACCGGATCGGCGAACTCGGCCCAGGCAGGGCCGGGACCGTGGTCGACAGGCACGTGCTCCGGCATCTGCTGCTGACCGGGCTCACGGTGCGCACCGGCTCCGGGCTGACCGGCTACGACGTGCTGCCCGACGGCAAGGTCTCCGCCCGGTTCGCGCACGGTGACCCGGTGATCGCGGACCTGCTGGTCGGGGCGGACGGGGTCGGCTCCGCGGTCCGCGCGACGTTGTCACCACTGACCACCCCGACCGACACCGGCGTCCGGTTCGTCATCGGCCGCACACCGCTGACCGAACGCTTCGCCGGGTTGAAGCAGGCCTTCGGCTCGAAGATCGCCGGGAACGGGGTGAGCCTGCTGCTCGGAGCGATGCGTTTCCGTACCCCGCCGAAGGAGGCGGCCGAGGAACTGGCGCCCGAGGTGACCCTTCCCGACGTCCGTGACTATGTGCGCTGGGCGATGATCCTGCCGGACGGCTCGCTCGGCACGTCGACCCCGCAGGAGGCCGCATTGTCCAGAATGGACGGTTGGCATCCCGATCTCCGGGCGCTCGTCGAGCAGTCCGATCCGGACAACAGCACCCTCCTGTCCATCCGCGTGGTCGAACCCCGCGAGCGGTGGGCACCGGGTCCGGTCACGCTGCTCGGCGACGCGATCCACGCCACCTCGCCGACCGGCGGCAACGGCGCGAACACGGCCTTGCGTGACGCCGATCTGTTGCGCCGCCGCCTGATCGAGGCGGCGGAGGGGCGCAAGGGCCTCCTCGACGCTGTCGGTGACTACGAGCGGCAGATGTTCGAGTATGGCGCCGAGGCCGTGCGGCACAGTCTCGACGCGCTTCCCGCCATCGTGAGTGGTGAGGGACGGTTAAAACCGCCCCTCACCACTCACGACCCGTCTGGGCAGGTCACGCGGTGA
- a CDS encoding TetR/AcrR family transcriptional regulator yields the protein MTGMPSDPRERRAARHAQPTGDPTTSPPRKEPITVERITDAALQVVATEGYEALTIRRVAAVLGSGPSSLYAHIVNKDDIDDLLVGRLYSEVVLPEPDPARWRRQIRDVYTQIRDQYLKYPGVSRAVLGTVPTNLHTLQVREGLLTILLAGGVEPQTAAWTLDALSLYVSAYALEQSLVQQRRKSPDQEWVLSREELLSRFAALPADAFPQTRRHAAELTSGTGHDRFDFTLGLIMDSLAGP from the coding sequence GTGACCGGCATGCCTTCCGATCCCCGGGAACGTCGAGCAGCCCGTCACGCCCAGCCCACCGGGGACCCCACGACGTCGCCGCCGCGCAAGGAGCCCATCACGGTCGAGCGGATCACCGACGCCGCGCTCCAGGTCGTGGCCACCGAGGGGTACGAAGCCCTGACCATCCGCCGGGTCGCGGCGGTGCTCGGCTCCGGGCCTTCGTCGCTGTACGCGCATATCGTCAACAAGGACGACATCGACGATCTGCTCGTCGGGCGGCTCTACTCCGAGGTCGTGCTCCCCGAACCGGATCCGGCGCGGTGGCGGCGGCAGATCCGTGACGTCTACACCCAGATCCGCGACCAGTACCTGAAATACCCCGGTGTCTCCCGCGCCGTACTGGGCACGGTGCCCACCAACCTTCACACGCTGCAAGTACGCGAAGGTCTCCTGACGATCCTGCTCGCCGGCGGAGTCGAGCCGCAGACCGCCGCCTGGACACTCGACGCCTTGTCCCTCTACGTGAGCGCCTACGCCCTGGAGCAGTCGCTCGTCCAACAGCGGCGGAAGAGCCCCGACCAGGAATGGGTTCTCAGCCGCGAGGAGTTGCTGAGCCGGTTCGCCGCGCTGCCTGCCGACGCCTTCCCGCAGACCCGGCGCCACGCCGCCGAGCTGACCTCCGGCACCGGGCACGACCGGTTCGACTTCACCCTCGGCCTGATCATGGACAGCCTCGCTGGGCCCTAG
- a CDS encoding roadblock/LC7 domain-containing protein: protein MGTNPGGTVHRGRENPAKSGLFMPLKQEVRVVDFDALIVELRTLRDNVAGVTDTVIAAVDGIPIVADAAKSIDPAEVSALAAANLGIARQAAEVTGKGTLRQTVVFSSDGYMAVYAIDRMALMVIMGDRELNVGRLLFECRPVIDRISSILTA from the coding sequence ATGGGGACTAATCCCGGTGGTACGGTCCATCGCGGTCGAGAAAATCCCGCCAAGTCCGGTCTGTTCATGCCTTTGAAACAGGAAGTAAGAGTAGTGGATTTCGATGCGCTGATCGTCGAGTTGCGGACTCTGCGGGACAACGTCGCAGGAGTGACCGACACGGTGATAGCCGCGGTGGACGGAATACCCATCGTCGCCGACGCGGCCAAGAGTATCGACCCCGCGGAGGTCTCCGCACTCGCCGCCGCGAATCTCGGGATCGCGCGTCAGGCCGCCGAAGTGACCGGAAAGGGCACGCTCAGGCAGACCGTGGTGTTCAGCAGTGACGGCTACATGGCCGTATACGCCATCGACCGGATGGCACTCATGGTCATCATGGGCGACAGGGAGTTGAATGTCGGCCGCCTTCTCTTCGAATGCCGCCCGGTCATCGACCGGATCAGCTCGATCCTGACCGCATAG
- a CDS encoding MarR family transcriptional regulator, which yields MPALATTPAGTSPAPESTAEDAEGVARGLDAWASKLKEETGEGKVLGDHAAVDRWAAAVGRWLVDATLLADIPSLRSALRAFQEAGMRLQPGGHTMRLEAVVTSLAEVAQAALDRAEQATLADTLDPKSWAAKMLLLAHREPHITSSDVCSRLGVHEAQISRSGKMLMERGLVVKTRLGRSKGWYATPRGEAVAKQLADRGNE from the coding sequence ATGCCCGCACTGGCCACGACACCGGCAGGCACGAGTCCTGCGCCCGAAAGCACCGCCGAAGACGCCGAGGGGGTGGCTCGGGGCCTCGACGCTTGGGCGTCGAAGCTGAAAGAAGAGACAGGCGAAGGAAAGGTGCTCGGCGACCACGCGGCTGTCGACCGTTGGGCGGCGGCGGTGGGCAGGTGGCTGGTCGACGCCACCCTGCTCGCGGACATCCCGTCACTGCGATCGGCGCTGCGCGCCTTCCAGGAGGCGGGGATGCGACTGCAACCCGGTGGCCACACGATGCGCCTGGAGGCCGTCGTCACGAGTCTGGCCGAGGTGGCACAAGCCGCACTCGACAGGGCGGAGCAGGCAACACTCGCCGACACCTTGGACCCGAAGTCGTGGGCGGCCAAGATGCTCCTGCTGGCACACCGCGAACCACACATCACCAGCTCGGACGTCTGTTCCCGGCTCGGAGTCCACGAAGCACAGATCAGCCGCAGCGGAAAGATGCTCATGGAACGCGGCCTGGTCGTCAAAACCCGGCTCGGCCGGTCGAAGGGCTGGTACGCCACTCCCCGAGGCGAAGCCGTGGCCAAACAGCTCGCGGATCGAGGGAACGAATAG
- a CDS encoding helix-turn-helix transcriptional regulator: MTTRTVDTTQELAAFLRSRRERLDPDDFGLPSRRRSRRTPGLRREEVAELAGVSIDYIVRLEQARGLRPSVDVVEALAGALRLAPDERAYLFDLTRQRPRNADKLATTAAAPLARLVADLSPLPAMLLNHRYDILAWNDEMARLLVDFGTLPPSRRNSMWLCLKHPEIREFYADRERVVREGIAHLRAAWAAHPDDQELTDLIAEFTTDEEFARLWAERDVKVNGRGRKVMRHPEAGPVEVWFEVLTPLQDPDQLLVIYRAADDESQSALDRLFTTPRRIAGMVDT, from the coding sequence ATGACGACCCGCACCGTGGACACGACACAGGAGCTGGCCGCGTTCCTGCGGAGCCGGCGCGAACGCCTGGACCCGGACGATTTCGGCCTGCCGTCGCGCCGCCGGTCCCGGCGGACCCCGGGACTACGCCGCGAAGAGGTCGCCGAACTGGCGGGGGTCAGCATCGACTACATCGTGCGGCTCGAGCAGGCCCGTGGGCTGCGGCCTTCGGTGGACGTGGTCGAGGCGCTGGCGGGAGCGTTGCGCTTGGCCCCCGACGAACGCGCCTATCTCTTCGACCTGACCAGGCAGCGTCCCCGCAACGCCGACAAACTCGCCACCACCGCGGCGGCGCCGTTGGCCCGGTTGGTCGCCGATCTGTCGCCTTTGCCCGCCATGCTGCTGAACCACCGCTACGACATCCTCGCGTGGAACGACGAAATGGCGAGGCTCCTGGTCGATTTCGGTACTTTGCCGCCCTCGCGGCGCAATTCGATGTGGTTGTGCCTCAAACATCCGGAGATCCGCGAGTTCTACGCGGATCGCGAACGTGTCGTGCGCGAGGGGATCGCCCATCTGCGCGCCGCTTGGGCCGCGCATCCGGACGATCAGGAGTTGACCGATCTCATCGCCGAATTCACCACCGACGAGGAATTCGCGCGGTTGTGGGCCGAACGTGACGTCAAGGTCAACGGTCGCGGGCGCAAGGTGATGCGGCATCCCGAGGCCGGCCCGGTCGAGGTGTGGTTCGAAGTGCTCACACCACTTCAAGATCCGGATCAGCTGCTGGTGATCTACCGCGCCGCGGACGACGAAAGCCAGTCGGCGCTGGACCGGTTGTTCACGACTCCGCGCCGGATCGCGGGCATGGTCGACACCTGA